The sequence TGACGGGCGCGACGGCCGATCGCCCTTCGGCGAGCGCGTCCCTCGAGGCGGGCCACGTCTCGCCGAGCGGCGTGATCGCGCCTCTTCCGCGCACGTAGACGCGCCGCCTCAAGGCTCCTCCGCCGCTCCGGTCAGCCACACGTCGAGCACCTCGCGCCGCCGCGCGAGCACCTTCGGGTTCGTCACGCGCGTGAACGCGAAGCCGAGCTCGGCCGTCGCCACGACCTCGCCGTCGACCTGCGCCTTGCCTCTCACCTGCCCGCCTTCTTCTCGCGCGAGGATCACCTCCGCTTCGAGCTCGAGTTTGTCCCCGGGCCGTACGATGCGCCGGAAGCGGGCCCGATCGATCATCGTGAGCAGCGCGTGGACGTCCTCCTGCCCCTCGGCGCGCCGGCTCGCCTCGAGCAGCACGCCGCCGAGCTGCGCGAGCGCCTCGATCACGAGCGCGCCGGGCATCACGGGGTGACCCGGGAAGTGATCCGCGAACGTGTCGTCGGAGAGCGAGACACACTTGACACCGGTCGCGAGGCGCGGCGGCTCGAGCCGCGTGATCCGATCGAGGAGCAGGTAACGCACGCGCGCCGAGAATAGCAGTACGAATTGACGGCCGACGTGCGGAGAGAGGAAGATACGTGCTCGCGAGGGGAGCCTCCATGGATTGCGTTAGCTGTATCACGCCGACCCGACAGGACCGGCCGCACACGTTTTTTCACCACGAGCGCGCGGCGTGTCCGACGTGCCGCGAGACGCACGAGGGTCGGGTGGTGCTGCGCGGCGACAGCCCCGTACGGCTCCTCCTTTGCCCGACGTGCGGGCCTTCCGAGGAGATCCTGCCCGGCACGTCGAGCGCGTACGTCGAGCGTTTCCTCGCGCGTGGCGAGGTGCCCGAGGGCTTCGAAGGAGAAATCGAGTTCAAGGAGACGACCTCCACCTGCCCGGGTTGCCTCACGCTCCTGCCCGCGAAGGTCGTGATCCGCGAGGGCCGCGTGTATTTCAAGAAAAACTGCGCGGCGTGTGGGCCCTCCGAGGCGCTCGTGTCGGAGGACGCGAAATATTACGTGCGGGCTTATGCGTTCGCGCGCGCCGGCACCGAGCCCTTGAAGTTCGCCACGAAGGTCGAGCACGGCTGCCCCACGGATTGTGGGACCTGCGAGGATCACGAGCAGCACACCTGCCTGCCGATCATCGAGGTCACAGACCACTGCAACCTCGAGTGCCCGATCTGCATCGTCGACAACCAGTACTCGAACCACATCGATCTCGACACGTTCACGCGGATGATCGACACCCTCGTCGCGAACGAGGGCCAGTGCGAGTCCGTGGCGCTCTCCGGCGGCGAACCCACGAGCCACCCCCGGATCCTCGACCTCGTGCGTATCGCGAGCCGCCCCGAGATCGGGCGCGTCGTGGTCATCACGAACGGCATCCGGCTCGGCAAGGACCGGGCGTTTGCCCAGGCCCTCAAGGAGAGCGGCGCCTACGTGGGGCTGCAGCTCGACGGCTTCTCCGCCGAGACCCACGAGAAGATCCGCGGCCGTGACCTCGTGAAGGAGAAGGAGGCCGCGCTCGTGATGCTGCGCGAGCTCCAGATCCCCACGCAGATCATCTTCGTCGCGACGCGCGGGGTGAACGACGATCAGATCGGAAAGGTCGTCGAGCTCTTCCTCTCGGAGGACCATTTCCTCTCGCTGAACTTCCAGCCCGCGGCGTACACGGGCCACGGCGGCGGCCTGTTCGACCACGATCCGATGGATCGGCTCACCATCCCGGGCGTCGTGCGGCGCGTGGCCGAGCAGACGGGCGGCAAGCTCGAGGTCGACGATTTTTTCCCGCTGCCCTGCTCGCACCCACAATGCGTGTCGCTCACGTATCTGCTCCGCCTCGAGGACGGCACGTTCCTGCCGTTCTCGCGGTTCGTCGATTTCACGAAGCACGGCTCGCTCCTCCGCTCGAGCGCGACCTTGCCCGCGACGCCGGAGATGGAGCAGACGCTGCAGGACGTGCTTTACGACGTCTACGCGCGGCAGGACGAGATCGAGCGGGGGCCCGAGATCCTCGCGGCGCTCAAGCGCACGCTGAAGGTGATGTTCCCGGACCGGCCGATGACGCAAAAAGAGAGCCTGCTCGTCGGGGAGCAGCAGGCGAAATCGATCTTCTTGCACCATTACATGGACCGGCACGACTTCGACCTCGAGCGCCTGCGCAAATGCTGCCACCACTACCCGCAGACGGACGGGCGGATCATGCCGGCGTGTGGGTTCAACATGTTCCACCGCGGCGCGGCGAAGGGCCCCGGCACGCAGACGCCGAGCTGGGGCAAGAAGCCCTGGGTCAAGGAAAACGGGACGACGCGCCTCTCGATCGTGAATACATGACGAAACTCTGCGAAGGGCACGTCGCCCTGGTGACGGGCGGATCCAAGGGCCTCGGGCGGGCGATCGCGGTGACGCTCGCCCGGGAGGGGGCGCACGTCGGGTTCAACTGGACGAAATCGGAGGGCGAGGCGAAGGAGACGCTCGCCGCGATCGAGGCGCACGGGGTGCGAGGGTTTTCCTTCCGGACGAGCGTGCTCGACAAGCAGGGGCTCGCCGCGGCCGTGAAGGAAATGGAGAATGTGGTGGGGACCGTGGACGTGCTCGTGAACAACGCGGGCGTCTCCGACGTGGTGCCGGTCGCCTTGATGGACGAGGAGGACTGGGATCGCGTGATGGATACGAACGTGAAAGGCACGTTCCTCGCCACGCAGGCCGTCCTGCGGGGCATGGTGAAGCTGCGGCGCGGGCGTATCCTCAACATCGGATCGCTCGCCGGGGTGAAGATGATGCAGGCGCCGGTGCATTACAGCACGGCGAAGGCGGCCATCAAGGGTTTTACCGAGTCGCTCGCCAAGGAGATCGGGCGGTACGGGATCACCGTGAACAACCTCGCGCCCGGGGTGCTCGAGGGCGGGGTCAGCGTGAACCTGCCCAAAGGTCGGCTCGACGAGTATCTGCGGCACACGGCGCTCGGCAGGCTCGGCACGTTCCAGGAGGTCGCCGAGATGGCGGCGTTCCTCGTGTCGGATCGCGCGTCGTACGTGAATGGGGCGACCATTCTGGTGGATGGGGCGGTCTGATGAAGAAGAAGCGCAAAGAGCCCGAACTCGTCATCCCGCTGCGGAAGCCGTACACGCCGCTCGTCCTCGCCATCCTGTTCTTCGGCGCGTGCGCCGCGTTCATGTTCCACCGCGCGAGCGTGAACGATCGCGGCCTCGTGCTGAACGGGCTCATTCACTTCGAGCCCGGCGGCGCCGACGTCTTTTATGCGGTGATGGGCCTGCTCTCCTTCGGTTTTGTCGTCATGGGCGGGCTCGGCATCTACAATTTCTCGCGGATCGAGCCGTTTCAGCTCGTCGTCGGCGACAGGCGCGTCCTCATGCCTTCGGGCCGCCCGACGGGGATCCGGATGGTCGAGCTGCGGGTCGACGACATCGAGTCGGTCGCGCTTTTCCCGCACGGAGCCGAGGCGAAGGCGGTCGTCGTCCGCACCTTCGACGGTCGAATGCATTCGATCGCGGCGAGCTGGTTACCCCCTGCGTTCCCGGCGGTCGAGGTATCCAAAGAGATCGCGGCGCGGCTCCGGGTGCGCCAGGGTGACGCGGTCGAGCTCGACTGACGAGAGCGACTCCTCGGACGCGCGCGTTCGTGCTAGAGGCTGCCCTCATGACCGCCTCGTTCGACCCCAACGCGCCCGCGGCTGCGGACTCCGGCATGTATGGCCTGCCCTTCACCGAGGAAGAGGCCGCCGTCGTGCTCGTGCCCGTCCCCTGGGAAGTGACGACCTCGTACGGCGGTGGTACGTCCGGCGGCCCCGCGGCGATCCTCGAGGCGAGCCGGCAGGTCGACCTCTACGACCTCGACGTGGAGAAACCGTACGCGGCCGGCATTTTCATGCAGGACGTGTCCGAAGAGATCGCCCGGTGGAACGAGGAGGGGCGGGCGCTCGCGCAGAAGATCATCGAGGTGGCCGGCGTCGTCGAGACGGACGAGCTCCGCGCGGCGCTTTCGCGGGTGAACGAGCTCGGCGGTATGCTCAACGCGCGCGTCGAGGCCGAGACGGAGCGGCTCTCCGCGATGGGGAAGATCGTCGGAATCGTGGGCGGCGACCACGCCGTGCCCCTCGGCGCGATCGAGGCGCTCGCCCGGCGGCGCCCGGGGCTCGGCGTCCTGCATTTCGACGCGCATTCGGACACGCGCCGCGCCTACGAGGGGTTTACCTTTTCGCACGCATCGATCATGTACAACGTGCTCACGCGCGCGCCGGGCGTCGGCAAGCTCGTGCAGGTCGGCATCCGCGACGTGTGCGAGGAGGAAATGGAGTACGTGGCGACGCAGGGCGATCGGGCGCGGGTGTTCTTCGATCGTGACCTCGCGCGGCGCAAGTTCACGGGCGAGCCCTTTGCCGAGATCACGCGCGGGATCGTGGACGCCTTGCCGCGTGAGGTCTGGGTCTCCTTCGATATCGACGGCCTCGATCCGCGCTTCTGCCCGCACACGGGCACGCCCGTGCCCGGCGGGCTCGATTTTCACGAGGCGGTGTACGTGATCGGGGAGGTCGTGCGGTCCGGCCGCACGATTGTCGGCTTCGACCTCAACGAGGTCGCGCCGGGGCCGGACGGCGACGAGTGGGACGCGAACGTGGGGGCGCGCCTGCTTTACAAGCTGATCGGCTTTGCCCTGGCGAGCCAGGGCAAGGCCACGCTTCGCTGATCAGGGCAGCTTCGACGGCTTGGGCACGGTCGTGCCGGTGCGGACGGCCTCGACGACGAGGTCGTTCAGCGCTTTATCGGCCTTCTCGCATTTCGCGGAGACCGCGCCCATCGTCGCGCCCTTGCACTCCTTCTTGCGCTCGATGGCGGTCGCCGCGAGTTTTTCGTGTTGCTTGAGCGCCTCCTGCGTCGCGTCCTCGAGGATGCGCCACGGGATGATGGCGTGTTTCGGCTTCGGCGGGGCCTGGAAGCGGACCTCCTCGGTCGACAACGTCGCGCACGTGCCGTCCCAGCGCAGGACGTCGACGCTGCCCGTCGCGCCGCTCACCTGCATGCCGCCCGTATCTGCCTTCATCTGGCCGAGCACGAGCAGCTCCTCGTCGAACGTGAGCTTCTCCTCGGCGCTCGGGCCGCCGAGCCCGTTGAACGGCGCGATCTCCTTCACGGCGACGTAGGCGCGGCGCCACGGCGAGCCCTTCTGGAAGAAATAAAGCGCGAGCTCGGGATACACGCCGTTGCAGAGGCGCTTGACGAAGCCCTTCGGCATGACACACGCGGCCGCGTCACCCGCGCAGGCCTCGGGGAGGCCCTTGACGTCCTCCTCGGCCTTGGGCGCCGCCGCGGTCTCGGTCTTGCTCTCGGCGGCGTCGGTGGACGCCGCGGCCTCGGGCTTCGGCTCCTCGGCTTGGGGGGCGCTCCCGCCGCAACCCACGGCGGCGAGCAGGATCAGGGCAGCCATCGAATGTCGCATGGCCGAACCGTACCAAAGAGTGCCGGCCGCCGTCTAGCCGTCGAGCGTCCGCCGCAAGATCCCCTCGAGCTCGTCGTCCGTCAATTCGATCGGATTCGAGCGCATGCTGCCCGCGCGTGAGCCCGCGATGATGGAGGCGAGGTCGGCCTCGCCGACCCCGTAGCCGCGGAGCGGCGGCACGCCGAGTTTGTCCCGTAAAGCACGAAACGCGTCGGCCGCGCGCTCGGGGCTGCGATCGGGCGCGTCTCGCGGCAGGAGCAGGTCGGCGACCTCGTGGGCGCGGGCGAGGGCCGGGTGCGCGGGCGCGCGGGCGCGCAGGGCGGCGACGTTCGTGGCGAAGGTGGCCGGCAAGAGGCAACCACAGCCGGCGCCGTGTGGGACGCCGCAGAAGCCGCCGAGCGGCGCGACGAGGCCATGCACGGCGCCAAGCCCCGCATTGGCAAGCGCAATGCCGCCCCAGAGCGCCGCGAGCGCCATGGCCTCGTGCGATTCGTCCGTCGCCCGATCCTCGGCGAGCGCGCCGAGCGCGCGATAAGCGAGCGTGATGCCGGGGACGACGAGCACGTCGGTCATCGGCTGCGCGCCCTTCGAAAGGTACGCCTCGACGAGGTGCGTGAGCGCGTCGAGTCCGGAGGAGGCGGCGACGCTTCTTGGCGCCGTCGCGATGAGCGCGGGGTCGACGATCGCGACGCGCGGGACCATGAGGTCGCTGCGGATGCTGCGCTTGACGCGGAGCTCGGGGACGCGCAATACGCTGTTTTTCGTGACCTCGGAGCCGCTGCCCGCCGTCGTGGGCACGGCGACGAGCGGCAAGGGCGCTCGCGTGATCGATTTGCCGGCGCCGACGGCCTCGACGTAATCGATCGCCGCTCCCTCGTTCGTGGCGAGCGCGGCCGCCGCCTTTGCCGCGTCGATCACGCTGCCGCCGCCGATCGCGAGCACGACGTCGCAGCCGCCCTCGCGGGCCACGCGCGCGCCCTCGTCCGCGACCACGAGGTCTGGCTCGCCATCGACACGATATCGCGAAAGCGCCACGCCCTGCGCCCGGAGCCCGTCCTCGATCTGGGCGAGTTTCCCCGAGCGTTCGAGCGAAAACCTGCCGGAGACGAGCAAG comes from Polyangium spumosum and encodes:
- the fabZ gene encoding 3-hydroxyacyl-ACP dehydratase FabZ, with the translated sequence MRYLLLDRITRLEPPRLATGVKCVSLSDDTFADHFPGHPVMPGALVIEALAQLGGVLLEASRRAEGQEDVHALLTMIDRARFRRIVRPGDKLELEAEVILAREEGGQVRGKAQVDGEVVATAELGFAFTRVTNPKVLARRREVLDVWLTGAAEEP
- a CDS encoding radical SAM protein; its protein translation is MDCVSCITPTRQDRPHTFFHHERAACPTCRETHEGRVVLRGDSPVRLLLCPTCGPSEEILPGTSSAYVERFLARGEVPEGFEGEIEFKETTSTCPGCLTLLPAKVVIREGRVYFKKNCAACGPSEALVSEDAKYYVRAYAFARAGTEPLKFATKVEHGCPTDCGTCEDHEQHTCLPIIEVTDHCNLECPICIVDNQYSNHIDLDTFTRMIDTLVANEGQCESVALSGGEPTSHPRILDLVRIASRPEIGRVVVITNGIRLGKDRAFAQALKESGAYVGLQLDGFSAETHEKIRGRDLVKEKEAALVMLRELQIPTQIIFVATRGVNDDQIGKVVELFLSEDHFLSLNFQPAAYTGHGGGLFDHDPMDRLTIPGVVRRVAEQTGGKLEVDDFFPLPCSHPQCVSLTYLLRLEDGTFLPFSRFVDFTKHGSLLRSSATLPATPEMEQTLQDVLYDVYARQDEIERGPEILAALKRTLKVMFPDRPMTQKESLLVGEQQAKSIFLHHYMDRHDFDLERLRKCCHHYPQTDGRIMPACGFNMFHRGAAKGPGTQTPSWGKKPWVKENGTTRLSIVNT
- a CDS encoding SDR family NAD(P)-dependent oxidoreductase, whose product is MTKLCEGHVALVTGGSKGLGRAIAVTLAREGAHVGFNWTKSEGEAKETLAAIEAHGVRGFSFRTSVLDKQGLAAAVKEMENVVGTVDVLVNNAGVSDVVPVALMDEEDWDRVMDTNVKGTFLATQAVLRGMVKLRRGRILNIGSLAGVKMMQAPVHYSTAKAAIKGFTESLAKEIGRYGITVNNLAPGVLEGGVSVNLPKGRLDEYLRHTALGRLGTFQEVAEMAAFLVSDRASYVNGATILVDGAV
- a CDS encoding arginase family protein, which encodes MTASFDPNAPAAADSGMYGLPFTEEEAAVVLVPVPWEVTTSYGGGTSGGPAAILEASRQVDLYDLDVEKPYAAGIFMQDVSEEIARWNEEGRALAQKIIEVAGVVETDELRAALSRVNELGGMLNARVEAETERLSAMGKIVGIVGGDHAVPLGAIEALARRRPGLGVLHFDAHSDTRRAYEGFTFSHASIMYNVLTRAPGVGKLVQVGIRDVCEEEMEYVATQGDRARVFFDRDLARRKFTGEPFAEITRGIVDALPREVWVSFDIDGLDPRFCPHTGTPVPGGLDFHEAVYVIGEVVRSGRTIVGFDLNEVAPGPDGDEWDANVGARLLYKLIGFALASQGKATLR
- a CDS encoding iron-containing alcohol dehydrogenase, producing the protein MKFSFRTTPEIHFGAGSLAEAPAAVARLGRRCLLVSGRFSLERSGKLAQIEDGLRAQGVALSRYRVDGEPDLVVADEGARVAREGGCDVVLAIGGGSVIDAAKAAAALATNEGAAIDYVEAVGAGKSITRAPLPLVAVPTTAGSGSEVTKNSVLRVPELRVKRSIRSDLMVPRVAIVDPALIATAPRSVAASSGLDALTHLVEAYLSKGAQPMTDVLVVPGITLAYRALGALAEDRATDESHEAMALAALWGGIALANAGLGAVHGLVAPLGGFCGVPHGAGCGCLLPATFATNVAALRARAPAHPALARAHEVADLLLPRDAPDRSPERAADAFRALRDKLGVPPLRGYGVGEADLASIIAGSRAGSMRSNPIELTDDELEGILRRTLDG